In Kitasatospora gansuensis, a genomic segment contains:
- a CDS encoding VOC family protein, with amino-acid sequence MPYDHQQQPPVTSVQLNHTVVHATDRQLSAEFIAEILGLKVSAPFGPFLPVNLANGVTLDYYETRDQPIQPQHYAFLVPDDQFDTMIARLEAIAATYYADPSHTEPGQINRLFGGRGAYFADPDGHNMEIMTRPYARR; translated from the coding sequence ATGCCGTACGACCACCAGCAGCAACCGCCCGTCACCTCCGTCCAGTTGAACCACACCGTCGTCCATGCCACGGACCGTCAGCTGTCGGCCGAGTTCATCGCCGAGATCCTGGGGCTGAAGGTCAGCGCCCCGTTCGGACCGTTCCTGCCCGTCAACCTGGCCAACGGCGTGACGCTCGACTACTACGAGACCCGCGACCAGCCGATCCAGCCCCAGCACTACGCGTTCCTGGTCCCTGACGACCAGTTCGACACGATGATCGCCCGCCTGGAAGCGATCGCGGCCACCTACTACGCCGACCCCAGCCACACCGAGCCCGGGCAGATCAACCGCCTCTTCGGCGGCCGCGGCGCCTACTTCGCCGACCCGGACGGCCACAACATGGAGATCATGACCCGGCCGTACGCCCGGCGTTGA
- a CDS encoding NUDIX hydrolase: MARTEYYDDPNAPRPTHLVVAASAVVTDAAGRILLQRRTDDGLYALPGGAMDFGESLPAAVVREVLEETGLEVEVTGLVGTYTDPRHVIAYSDGEVRQQFNVCFTARVTGGALRISSESTVLRFVSPAELDELPIHHTQRLRLQHFLERRTTPYLG; encoded by the coding sequence ATGGCCAGGACCGAGTACTACGACGACCCGAACGCACCCCGGCCCACCCACCTTGTGGTCGCCGCCTCCGCGGTCGTCACCGACGCCGCAGGGCGAATCCTCCTGCAACGCCGAACCGACGACGGTCTCTACGCCCTGCCAGGGGGCGCGATGGACTTCGGCGAATCCTTGCCCGCCGCCGTCGTCCGCGAGGTCCTGGAGGAGACCGGACTGGAGGTTGAGGTCACCGGCCTGGTCGGCACCTACACCGATCCACGCCACGTGATCGCCTACTCGGACGGGGAAGTGCGCCAACAGTTCAACGTCTGCTTCACCGCCCGCGTAACCGGCGGAGCACTGCGCATCTCCAGCGAGTCCACCGTCCTCCGCTTCGTTTCCCCGGCGGAACTCGACGAACTGCCCATCCACCACACCCAACGCCTTCGCCTCCAGCACTTCCTGGAGCGCCGGACCACCCCGTATCTCGGATGA
- a CDS encoding PadR family transcriptional regulator, which translates to MADRQLHEPTRLVLTALADAPRHGYAILQEVLTITEGRTRMLTGTLYTALDRLLQQGLIRIDHEEVVAGRLRRSFALTEQGRHTLTEETARLRAGVTEAERRLALGAPQPKLRTNWGTA; encoded by the coding sequence ATGGCAGACCGTCAACTACACGAACCGACACGGCTCGTGCTCACCGCACTGGCCGATGCGCCCCGGCACGGCTACGCGATCCTCCAAGAAGTCCTGACGATCACCGAAGGTCGGACCAGGATGCTCACCGGCACCCTCTACACGGCACTGGACCGGCTGCTCCAGCAGGGCCTGATCCGGATCGACCACGAGGAGGTCGTGGCCGGACGGCTGCGCCGCAGCTTCGCCCTGACCGAGCAGGGCCGGCACACGCTGACCGAGGAGACGGCACGGCTGCGCGCCGGCGTGACCGAGGCCGAGCGCCGGCTCGCCCTCGGTGCCCCGCAGCCCAAGCTCCGTACGAACTGGGGGACAGCATGA
- a CDS encoding MmyB family transcriptional regulator translates to MPGLRREEVAMLAGMSSDYYAKMERGNLAGVSPEVLDALTRALRLDEAETERLHDLARAANPHPSRHRARPVPATIRPSLQRFLDAVTGAPAWIVNQRADILATNPLARALLAPLLDDPDTRNNSARFVFLSPAARTFYPQWERAADAAAANLRTAAGRNPRDKAGQAPRQPRRHPSRRLSRALGIPIAKPSTYLNH, encoded by the coding sequence CTGCCGGGCCTGCGCCGCGAGGAGGTCGCCATGCTGGCCGGAATGAGCAGCGACTACTACGCGAAGATGGAACGCGGCAACCTCGCCGGCGTCTCGCCCGAGGTGCTCGATGCCCTCACCCGGGCGCTCCGTCTGGACGAGGCGGAGACCGAACGCCTGCACGATCTCGCCCGGGCGGCGAACCCCCACCCGAGCCGGCACCGCGCCCGCCCCGTACCCGCGACGATCCGGCCCTCCCTCCAGCGGTTCCTGGACGCGGTCACCGGGGCACCCGCGTGGATCGTCAACCAGCGGGCCGACATCCTCGCGACCAACCCGCTCGCCCGGGCCCTGCTCGCCCCGCTGCTCGACGACCCGGACACCCGGAACAACTCGGCGCGGTTCGTCTTCCTCAGCCCCGCCGCGCGCACCTTCTACCCGCAGTGGGAACGCGCGGCCGACGCCGCCGCCGCGAACCTGCGCACCGCGGCAGGACGCAATCCGCGCGACAAGGCGGGTCAGGCTCCTCGGCAGCCTCGCCGCCACCCGAGCCGACGGTTGAGTCGGGCTCTCGGCATCCCTATAGCTAAACCATCGACATATCTAAACCATTGA
- a CDS encoding VOC family protein — protein sequence MLRLTDFIIDCPDTMKLAAFYSEVTGRPIKEGSSEDWAGIQFGEIELAFIRVDDYRAPQWPDSEHPKQFHLDFEVDEIESEQRRVLDLGATLRQDFNGPNGYGWQVYTDPIGHPFCLCRNKGVIWTDQGPIWPKHD from the coding sequence ATGCTGCGACTCACCGATTTCATCATCGACTGCCCGGACACGATGAAGCTGGCGGCTTTTTACTCCGAGGTGACGGGCCGTCCGATCAAGGAAGGCAGCTCCGAGGACTGGGCCGGCATCCAGTTCGGCGAGATCGAGCTGGCATTCATCCGGGTGGACGACTACCGCGCTCCGCAGTGGCCCGACAGTGAGCACCCCAAGCAGTTCCACCTCGACTTCGAAGTGGACGAGATCGAGTCCGAGCAGCGCCGCGTCCTCGACCTCGGCGCGACCCTAAGGCAGGACTTCAACGGCCCCAACGGCTACGGCTGGCAGGTCTACACCGACCCGATCGGCCACCCCTTCTGCCTGTGCCGCAACAAGGGCGTCATCTGGACCGACCAGGGCCCGATCTGGCCCAAGCACGACTGA
- a CDS encoding neprosin family prolyl endopeptidase → MLLTRGSGTNHQTIEVGCQEYHDLNGDWLPHLFVFFTTNNYTKHGKRLGGYNQNVEGWVQVADTIHPGALLSRTSELDGPQRILRLKVQLWEGNWWVKVKDTWIGFYPADLFSTDGLRSEAAAVKWYGEVADSKADSVTTRTDMGNGHWPYEGWQRCAYMHSLRYQSSPRGTMTRYQGDAWATHPDCYDIEAHFDNTDDWGSYFWWGGSGRNSGCP, encoded by the coding sequence CTGCTGCTCACTCGGGGCTCCGGGACGAACCATCAGACGATCGAGGTCGGCTGCCAGGAGTACCACGACCTGAACGGGGACTGGCTGCCCCACCTGTTCGTCTTCTTCACCACCAACAACTACACGAAGCACGGCAAACGCCTGGGCGGCTACAACCAGAACGTGGAGGGCTGGGTACAGGTCGCCGACACCATCCACCCCGGCGCGCTGCTGAGCCGGACCAGCGAGCTCGACGGCCCCCAGCGGATCCTGCGCCTCAAGGTCCAGCTCTGGGAGGGAAACTGGTGGGTCAAGGTCAAGGACACCTGGATCGGCTTCTACCCGGCCGACCTGTTCAGCACCGACGGCCTGCGCTCGGAGGCCGCAGCGGTGAAGTGGTACGGCGAGGTCGCGGACTCCAAGGCGGACAGCGTGACCACCCGGACCGACATGGGCAACGGGCACTGGCCGTACGAGGGCTGGCAGCGCTGCGCCTACATGCACAGCCTCCGCTACCAGAGTTCGCCGCGCGGCACGATGACCCGGTACCAGGGTGACGCCTGGGCCACCCACCCGGACTGCTACGACATCGAGGCGCACTTCGACAACACCGACGATTGGGGGTCGTACTTCTGGTGGGGCGGCAGCGGGCGGAACTCCGGCTGCCCCTAA
- a CDS encoding MFS transporter, which translates to MSDFPADGVAVRTSVPPAAELTRAPYRWRWVALGVLLAAEAMDMLDALIANVAAPSIRAGLGGGAATVQWLGAAYALAMAVGLITGGRLGDIVGRKRMFLIGALGFTTASLLCAVSWSPGMLIGARGLQGLFGAVMIPQGLGIIKEMFDGPEVGRAFGLFGPVMALSTVGGPVLAGALVDADFFGSGWRMIFLINLPLGLLALLGGWKFLPESRAAQRPRLDLVGAGLASLAALLLVLPLVQGRELGWPVWTFVSMAAGVGLFVIFGRYELRVAGAGGDPLVLPGLFRKRAFSAGLVTGAVFFAAVAGFSLVLSLFLQSGLGLTPLRAGLASLPWSLGMVLGFAAVQVAERFGIVERLGRRVIQTGLVVMALGIATLAVTLNTAGTGVTPWHLTPALVLAGLGMGLVMGPFFDTVLGAVEPHESGSASGSITAVQQLGSALGVAVLGTVFFGALGGQPTGAPDQAVRTAVVADHSATMQITSWTGTALLAAALAASFLLPRPCFDPRERARAPLS; encoded by the coding sequence GTGTCTGACTTTCCCGCGGACGGTGTTGCCGTCCGCACTTCCGTTCCCCCCGCTGCGGAGCTCACCCGCGCACCGTACCGCTGGCGCTGGGTCGCGCTGGGGGTGCTGCTCGCCGCCGAGGCGATGGACATGCTGGACGCGTTGATCGCCAATGTCGCGGCACCTTCGATCCGGGCCGGCCTGGGCGGCGGCGCTGCCACGGTGCAGTGGCTGGGAGCCGCGTACGCGCTGGCGATGGCGGTCGGCCTGATCACCGGCGGACGCCTCGGTGACATCGTGGGCCGCAAGCGGATGTTCCTGATCGGCGCGCTCGGCTTCACCACCGCCTCCCTGCTCTGCGCGGTTTCCTGGTCGCCGGGGATGCTGATCGGCGCCCGCGGACTGCAGGGCCTGTTCGGCGCGGTGATGATCCCTCAGGGTCTGGGCATCATCAAGGAGATGTTCGACGGACCGGAGGTCGGGCGGGCGTTCGGCCTGTTCGGCCCGGTGATGGCCCTGTCGACCGTGGGCGGCCCGGTGCTGGCCGGTGCTCTGGTCGATGCCGACTTCTTCGGCTCCGGCTGGCGCATGATCTTTCTGATCAACCTGCCGCTCGGTCTGCTCGCCTTGCTGGGCGGCTGGAAGTTCCTGCCGGAGTCACGCGCCGCGCAGCGGCCCCGGCTCGACCTCGTGGGCGCCGGGCTGGCCTCGCTGGCCGCGTTGCTGCTGGTGCTCCCGCTGGTGCAGGGTCGTGAACTCGGTTGGCCGGTCTGGACGTTCGTGTCGATGGCGGCCGGGGTCGGGCTGTTCGTGATCTTCGGCCGGTACGAGCTGCGGGTGGCCGGGGCGGGTGGCGATCCGCTCGTGCTGCCGGGCCTGTTCCGCAAGCGGGCCTTCTCCGCCGGGCTGGTGACCGGTGCGGTGTTCTTCGCGGCGGTGGCCGGCTTCTCGCTGGTGCTCAGCCTGTTCCTGCAGTCCGGCCTCGGCCTCACCCCGCTGCGGGCGGGGCTGGCCAGCCTGCCCTGGTCGCTGGGCATGGTGCTCGGCTTCGCCGCGGTCCAGGTCGCCGAGCGGTTCGGCATTGTCGAGCGGCTCGGGCGCCGGGTCATCCAGACCGGGCTCGTGGTCATGGCCCTGGGCATCGCCACCCTCGCCGTCACCCTGAACACGGCCGGCACCGGTGTCACGCCGTGGCACCTCACGCCGGCGCTGGTCCTTGCGGGCCTGGGCATGGGCCTGGTCATGGGGCCGTTCTTCGACACCGTGCTCGGCGCCGTCGAACCGCACGAGAGCGGCTCCGCCTCCGGATCCATCACCGCCGTCCAGCAGCTCGGCAGCGCGCTGGGCGTCGCCGTCCTGGGCACCGTGTTCTTCGGCGCACTCGGCGGGCAGCCGACCGGCGCCCCCGACCAGGCCGTACGGACCGCCGTGGTGGCCGACCACAGCGCGACCATGCAGATCACGTCGTGGACCGGAACCGCCCTGCTCGCGGCGGCCCTCGCGGCTTCGTTCCTGTTGCCCCGTCCCTGCTTCGATCCTCGCGAGAGAGCCCGAGCTCCTCTTTCGTAG
- a CDS encoding C40 family peptidase — MRYAALLSVIASCAIFFAGVQPAQAAPACGVLASGAAPQAAAAVNAACGLIGTPYSWGGGHGAQPGLSYGSCDASNGAPNDCHVRGLDCSGMVRYAYYLAVGADVINGTTYTQWPSSRAVARYYRGDGLAPLLPGDLVFYGDTAAGIHHVAIYLGQGYIAEAPYSGGYVQVATLYSHGDYYGSIRLYGPGGGSTTPPPSGGGQYWVDTFASASVFGSPSSTAVTGTLYQGTNYVFCKAWGREIASGGSFNHWWLKTDPDVGPGGQWVSAFYLSRWGNDVAKDNNGTVIPDCAGGGAPPATGKYWVDTFASASVFGSPSSTAATGTLYQGTNYVFCKAWGREIASGGSFNHWWLKTDPDVGAGGQWVSAFYLSRWGNDVAKDNNGTVIPDC; from the coding sequence TTGAGATACGCCGCCCTGCTCTCCGTCATCGCCTCCTGCGCGATCTTCTTCGCGGGCGTCCAGCCCGCCCAGGCGGCCCCCGCCTGCGGCGTGCTCGCCTCCGGTGCCGCCCCGCAGGCCGCCGCCGCGGTCAACGCCGCCTGCGGATTGATCGGCACCCCCTACTCCTGGGGCGGCGGCCACGGCGCCCAACCCGGCCTCTCGTACGGCAGTTGCGACGCCTCCAACGGCGCACCCAACGACTGCCACGTCCGCGGACTCGACTGCTCCGGCATGGTCCGCTACGCCTACTACCTCGCGGTCGGCGCCGACGTGATCAACGGAACGACGTACACCCAGTGGCCCTCCTCCCGCGCGGTCGCCCGCTACTACCGGGGCGACGGGCTCGCCCCACTGCTCCCCGGTGACCTGGTGTTCTACGGCGACACCGCCGCCGGCATCCACCACGTGGCGATCTACCTCGGCCAGGGCTACATCGCCGAGGCCCCGTACTCCGGCGGCTACGTCCAGGTGGCGACGCTCTACTCGCACGGTGACTACTACGGCTCAATCCGGCTGTACGGTCCCGGTGGTGGCTCCACCACTCCGCCGCCGTCGGGTGGTGGACAGTACTGGGTGGACACGTTCGCGAGTGCGTCGGTGTTCGGTTCGCCGAGCAGTACGGCGGTGACGGGGACGCTCTATCAGGGCACCAACTACGTGTTCTGCAAGGCGTGGGGGCGGGAGATCGCCAGTGGTGGGAGCTTCAATCACTGGTGGTTGAAGACCGATCCGGACGTCGGTCCGGGGGGTCAGTGGGTGTCGGCGTTCTACCTCTCGCGCTGGGGCAATGACGTGGCCAAGGACAACAACGGCACCGTGATCCCCGACTGCGCGGGCGGCGGGGCTCCGCCGGCGACCGGCAAGTACTGGGTGGACACGTTCGCGAGTGCGTCGGTGTTCGGTTCGCCGAGCAGTACGGCGGCGACCGGGACGTTGTATCAGGGCACCAACTACGTGTTCTGCAAGGCGTGGGGGCGGGAGATCGCCAGTGGTGGGAGCTTCAACCACTGGTGGTTGAAGACCGATCCGGACGTCGGCGCGGGGGGTCAGTGGGTGTCGGCGTTCTACCTGTCGCGCTGGGGCAACGATGTCGCCAAGGACAACAACGGCACGGTGATCCCCGACTGCTGA
- a CDS encoding TetR/AcrR family transcriptional regulator, translating to MKNGQAVRAAAASRREEILRVAMETFATRGYHHASLAEIADRVGLTQAGLLHHFRSKTALLSGVLALRDESDIEQLGTERPRGLAFLDHLVDTARHNAEREGIVRLYTVLSAESVTDGHPAQSYFRERYRGLRAMVAEALVEAAELGELQAEFDVGSVAAAIVAVMDGLQVQWLLDPGAVDMAAGTRRAVRVLLADLTRR from the coding sequence ATGAAGAACGGACAGGCCGTCAGAGCGGCCGCTGCGAGCCGGCGCGAGGAGATCCTGCGGGTGGCGATGGAGACCTTCGCCACCCGGGGCTACCACCACGCCTCGCTGGCCGAGATAGCCGACCGGGTGGGGCTCACCCAGGCCGGGCTGCTGCACCACTTCCGGTCCAAGACCGCGCTGTTGAGCGGGGTGCTGGCGCTGCGCGACGAGTCGGACATCGAGCAGCTCGGCACCGAACGGCCGCGCGGGCTGGCCTTCCTGGACCACTTGGTGGACACCGCCCGGCACAACGCCGAACGGGAGGGGATCGTCCGGCTGTACACCGTGCTCTCGGCGGAGAGCGTCACGGACGGGCACCCGGCCCAGAGCTACTTCCGGGAGCGGTACCGGGGCCTGCGGGCGATGGTCGCCGAGGCCCTCGTCGAGGCGGCCGAACTCGGGGAGCTGCAGGCCGAGTTCGACGTCGGCTCGGTGGCCGCCGCGATCGTCGCGGTGATGGACGGGCTCCAGGTGCAGTGGCTGCTCGACCCCGGCGCCGTCGACATGGCGGCGGGCACCCGACGGGCCGTCAGGGTGTTGCTGGCCGACCTGACGCGTCGTTGA
- a CDS encoding RICIN domain-containing protein, translating into MNPRQRRYGIRLFTAATLLAPASLVSSAPAEAAVPTGWTTLVNRNSGRCVDAAAAASANGTAVQQYSCNGTNAQQWQLQPTDSGYVRIANLNDATKVIDVTDVSTTDGAKLQLWAYGGGANQQWLPVEEAGGGYHLVNRNSGKCLDVPAASTTDGVVLQQYACNGTTAQSFTFGTPVTPGNPDLGPNVAVFDPSMSAASIQSKLNAVFQQQETNQFGTQRQALLFKPGSYNVDANVGFYTQVAGLGLSPDDVTINGGVHAEADWFQGNATQNFWRSAENLSVNPPSGTDRWAVSQAAPYRRMHVRGNLQLDDGGWSSGGLMADSKIDGQVRSGSQQQWLSRNSQWGSWTGSNWNMVFVGDVNAPANTFPNPPYTTVGQTPVVREKPFLYVDGAGAYRVFVPALRANSTGTSWSSGSQPGASLPIDQFFVVKPGATAAQINAALGQGKHLLFTPGVYHLDQTLNVARAGTVVLGLGLATLIPDNGITAMTVADVDGVKIAGLLFDAGPVSSPVLMQVGPAGSAARHTADPTSLHDVFFRIGGAGVGKAAQSLVVNSSDVIGDHMWIWRADHGTGVGWTSNTAATGLVVNGTDVTMYGLFVEHYQQHQVIWNGNGGRTYFYQNEMPYDPPNQAAWTNGSTKGYAAYKVADSVTTHEAWGLGSYCYFNVNPAVVAEHAFEVPNRSGVRFHDMVTVSLGGTGTINHVINSTGGPSNSGSNVANLVSYP; encoded by the coding sequence GTGAATCCGAGACAACGGCGTTACGGCATACGCCTGTTCACCGCCGCCACCCTGCTGGCACCCGCCTCCCTGGTCTCCTCCGCACCCGCCGAGGCCGCCGTCCCGACCGGCTGGACCACCCTGGTCAACCGCAACAGCGGCCGCTGCGTGGACGCCGCCGCGGCCGCCAGCGCCAACGGCACCGCCGTCCAGCAGTACTCCTGCAACGGCACCAACGCGCAGCAGTGGCAGCTCCAGCCGACCGACTCCGGCTACGTCCGGATCGCCAACCTGAACGACGCCACCAAGGTGATCGACGTGACCGACGTCTCGACCACCGACGGCGCCAAGCTCCAGCTCTGGGCGTACGGCGGCGGCGCCAACCAGCAGTGGCTGCCGGTCGAGGAGGCCGGCGGCGGCTACCACCTGGTCAACCGCAACAGCGGCAAGTGCCTTGACGTGCCCGCCGCTTCGACCACCGACGGCGTGGTGCTCCAGCAGTACGCGTGCAACGGCACCACCGCCCAGTCCTTCACCTTCGGCACTCCGGTCACCCCCGGCAATCCCGACCTCGGGCCGAACGTCGCCGTCTTCGACCCCTCGATGTCCGCCGCCTCGATCCAGTCCAAGCTGAACGCGGTCTTCCAGCAGCAGGAGACCAACCAGTTCGGCACCCAGCGCCAGGCCCTGCTGTTCAAGCCCGGCAGCTACAACGTCGACGCCAACGTGGGCTTCTACACCCAGGTCGCCGGGCTCGGCCTCTCCCCCGACGACGTCACCATCAACGGCGGGGTGCACGCCGAGGCGGACTGGTTCCAGGGCAACGCGACCCAGAACTTCTGGCGCTCGGCCGAGAACCTCTCGGTCAACCCGCCCTCCGGCACCGACCGTTGGGCGGTCTCGCAGGCCGCCCCGTACCGCCGGATGCACGTCCGGGGCAACCTCCAGCTGGACGACGGCGGCTGGTCCAGCGGCGGGCTGATGGCCGACTCGAAGATCGACGGCCAGGTCCGCTCGGGCTCCCAGCAGCAGTGGCTGTCCCGGAACTCGCAGTGGGGCAGCTGGACCGGCTCCAACTGGAACATGGTCTTCGTCGGCGACGTCAACGCCCCGGCCAACACCTTCCCGAACCCGCCCTACACCACGGTCGGCCAGACCCCGGTGGTCCGGGAGAAGCCGTTCCTGTACGTGGACGGCGCCGGGGCGTACCGGGTGTTCGTGCCCGCGCTGCGCGCCAACTCCACCGGCACCAGCTGGAGTTCCGGCAGCCAGCCGGGGGCCTCGCTGCCGATCGACCAGTTCTTCGTGGTGAAGCCGGGCGCCACCGCCGCCCAGATCAACGCCGCGCTCGGGCAGGGCAAGCACCTGCTCTTCACCCCGGGCGTCTACCACCTGGACCAGACCCTGAACGTCGCCAGGGCCGGCACGGTGGTGCTCGGCCTCGGCCTGGCCACCCTGATCCCGGACAACGGGATCACCGCGATGACCGTGGCCGACGTCGACGGCGTGAAGATCGCCGGGCTGCTGTTCGACGCGGGCCCGGTCAGCTCCCCGGTGCTGATGCAGGTCGGCCCGGCCGGCTCGGCCGCCCGGCACACCGCCGACCCGACCTCGCTGCACGACGTGTTCTTCCGGATCGGCGGCGCGGGCGTCGGCAAGGCCGCCCAGAGCCTGGTGGTGAACAGCTCCGACGTGATCGGCGACCACATGTGGATCTGGCGCGCCGACCACGGCACCGGCGTCGGCTGGACCAGCAACACCGCGGCCACCGGCCTGGTGGTGAACGGCACCGACGTCACCATGTACGGCCTGTTCGTCGAGCACTACCAGCAGCACCAGGTGATCTGGAACGGCAACGGCGGGCGGACGTACTTCTACCAGAACGAGATGCCCTACGACCCGCCGAACCAGGCCGCCTGGACGAACGGCTCCACCAAGGGGTACGCCGCGTACAAGGTGGCCGACTCGGTCACCACGCACGAGGCCTGGGGCCTGGGCAGCTACTGCTACTTCAACGTCAACCCGGCGGTGGTGGCCGAGCACGCCTTCGAGGTGCCGAACCGCAGCGGCGTGCGGTTCCACGACATGGTGACGGTCTCGCTCGGCGGCACCGGGACGATCAACCACGTGATCAACAGCACCGGCGGTCCGTCCAACTCAGGCAGCAACGTGGCCAACCTGGTCAGCTACCCCTGA
- the bioB gene encoding biotin synthase BioB → MDLLDTLTAKGLRREIPTREEALAVLATTDDELLDVVAAASRVRRQWFGRRVKLNYLVNLKSGLCPEDCNYCSQRLGSKAEILKYTWLKPEQAAEAAAAGLAGGAKRVCLVASGRGPTDRDIDRVADTIAAIKDANEAVEVCACLGLLSDNQAERLKAAGADAYNHNLNTSEATYGDITTTHTYADRVDTVTKAHGAGLSACSGLIAGMGESDEDLVDVVFALREIGSDSVPVNFLIPFEGTPLAKEWNLTPQRCLRILAMVRFVCPDVEVRIAGGREVHLRSMQPLGLHIANSIFLGDYLTSEGQAGQTDLDMIADAGFEVEGAGEPTLPRHRSEAGLGGGCGSGGGGCSDAASDVASEDAHACGTGGGCGPCGSHAEAASHENDELRSDLVRVRRRGAGTELAPNA, encoded by the coding sequence ATGGATCTGCTTGACACCCTCACCGCCAAGGGCCTGCGCCGGGAAATCCCCACCCGGGAGGAGGCGCTCGCCGTACTCGCCACCACCGATGACGAGTTGCTGGACGTGGTCGCCGCCGCCAGCCGAGTGCGCCGCCAGTGGTTCGGCCGCCGGGTCAAGCTCAACTACCTGGTGAACCTCAAGAGCGGCCTCTGCCCCGAGGACTGCAACTACTGTTCGCAGCGGCTCGGGTCCAAGGCCGAGATCCTCAAGTACACCTGGCTCAAGCCGGAGCAGGCCGCCGAGGCCGCCGCCGCCGGTCTCGCGGGCGGCGCGAAGCGGGTCTGCCTGGTCGCCAGCGGACGCGGTCCGACGGACCGTGACATCGACCGGGTGGCCGACACCATCGCCGCCATCAAGGACGCCAACGAGGCCGTCGAGGTCTGCGCCTGCCTGGGCCTGCTCTCCGACAACCAGGCCGAGCGGCTGAAGGCGGCGGGCGCCGACGCCTACAACCACAACCTGAACACCTCGGAAGCCACCTACGGCGACATCACCACCACCCACACCTACGCGGACCGGGTGGACACCGTCACCAAGGCGCACGGCGCCGGGCTCTCCGCCTGCTCCGGCCTGATCGCGGGCATGGGCGAGAGCGACGAGGACCTGGTGGACGTGGTCTTCGCGCTGCGCGAGATCGGCTCCGACTCGGTGCCGGTCAACTTCCTGATCCCGTTCGAGGGCACCCCGCTGGCCAAGGAGTGGAACCTCACCCCGCAGCGCTGCCTGCGCATCCTGGCGATGGTCCGGTTCGTCTGCCCCGACGTCGAGGTGCGGATCGCCGGTGGCCGCGAGGTGCACCTGCGCTCGATGCAGCCGCTCGGCCTGCACATCGCCAACTCGATCTTCCTCGGCGACTACCTCACCAGTGAGGGCCAGGCCGGTCAGACCGACCTCGACATGATCGCGGACGCGGGCTTCGAGGTGGAGGGCGCGGGCGAGCCGACCCTGCCCCGGCACCGCTCGGAGGCCGGGCTCGGCGGCGGCTGCGGCTCCGGTGGCGGCGGTTGCTCCGACGCCGCCTCCGACGTCGCTTCCGAGGACGCGCACGCTTGCGGCACCGGTGGTGGCTGCGGCCCGTGCGGCAGCCACGCCGAGGCCGCATCTCACGAGAACGACGAGCTGCGCTCCGACCTGGTCCGGGTCCGCCGCCGCGGCGCGGGTACCGAACTGGCCCCGAACGCCTAG